Sequence from the Euzebyales bacterium genome:
CCTCAGCGCGTCGGACTATCTCGCATGCCGAGATCGCCGCCGTTATCACGAGTGAGTGACGCACCGAGTGTGAGCCGTTCGTGACCGGCGGCCGCGTGCTGGTCGCACAGCTGGATCCGCCGCGGGCCGGGCTTGTCGAACCGCCACACGGCGCGGACCGTCGCCGGCCGAGGGCAGTTGCCGCCACCCTTGCCCATGTTGTAGTCGGTGAGGATCGCGCAGGCGTCCGGGAGTGGTCGCAGGCTCGGCATACGACGAGGCTAGAACGTACGTTCGACTGGCGTCAAGTGTGACGGCGGCGCTCTGCCCCTTGTCGCGTTCACGCGCTTCTGATGAGATTGGAGCCGACACTGAACGCTGTTCACGAACCGAGGTGATACGGGCCCGTGGAACTGGTCGTCCTCGTCATCACCGGCGTCGTCGTCTACTACGTAGTAACGGGCTTGACGAGGTGGTGGAACGGCTACCGGAATCGCCACAATCTGCCCCTCCAGGTCGTAGCGTTGACCGTGGTCGTGCTCGTGGCCGTCTGGGTCTCCCAGTCGGCGACCGGCGCGCGCGTCGCTGACCTGGCGATCGGCGCCGTGTTGGTGTTCGGCGTGCTCGCCGTTGCGGTGCTGGCGGTCGCTGGATGGCGGCGTGGCAGATCGCGACGGGCGGCTGAGTCGGAGGCTATGACGCGGCCGCGCCGGCCGCCGACGCGACGCAGCGGATCCAGATGGAAGAGCGTCGACAACGCGGCGGGCCGCGAAGTCTTCGTCTACGCGATGGGCGCGTTCGATAAGCGCAACGGCGAGTGCCGCACGATCAAGATCGGCTCCTCCACGGCGCCCGAACTTCGCTTGGCTCAAGTCCAGGACGAACAGGTCGGCCGGACCGAGACCGTCAGGTTGCTCGGCTGGGGCCCCGGTGGTGAGCGTCGCGAGAACATGATGCACCGACGGCTCAACGACTGGAGGTACGAGGCGTCGGAGTGGTTCGAGCCGTCACCGGAGGTGCTGGCCGCGGTGGCCAAGTTGGAGCGGTTGACCGACGACGGGCGACAGTTGACGCAGGCGACGACCACCCGTAGCGCATCACAGGGGTAGGTCAGTCCTCGACCGTGGCGTCATAGAACTGGACGACCCGCTCAACCGCTCATGGCCGGCGAGCTCGACCGCATGCTGGTCGCAGAGCAGGATCCGCTTGGGGCCTTCGGGCGGCTCGAACCGCCACACCGCTCGCAGCGTGGGTGGCTGCTGGCAGTTCCCGCTGCCGCGGCCGCTCACGGCGCACCCGTCGCGGCGTGGCTGTAGTGGCATCGCTCCGACAGAATGCCCGCGATGCCTCGAATGTATGTTCGTAGATGGCCGAACCCCCCGCTCCGCGAGTGGTGCGAGGGGCTCTACTGTTCATCTACCCAGCGAACGCCAGGGTCATGCCGGCGCCGACCAAGGTTCACGCAGAATGTGGATACGCCACCGGTCGCCGTCAGTGTCGACCACCGACAGGGCGATGCGGTCCTTGTAGACGGTGTGCGCTCGGGACACCGACGCGACGTCGTGCTCGGCGGTCAGCGACCGCGACACGAGGTATGCGAGACGTTCCGCGTTCACCGGTCGGCCCCGTCGAGGACGGCCGGAACGTCGCGTAGCAGCTCCTCGAGCCGCTCGACGGGCTCGGCTTCCCACGCGCCCGGCCGGTCGGCTGGCAGCGCTAGGAGCGCCCTGAGTCGGCTACTACCTGGAGCCACCGACCGCCTGAGCTGTGGAGCGTGAGGGGCACCGGGTGCATGGTTCTGCGACAGCGGTGGATGGGCGGCGCCGGACGTCTATGCTGGCGGAGCCTGGTCGCACCCGACTGACGGGGGACCAGGCTCCGTTCGGATCACGGTCCGGCGGAGTGGTCGACCGCCATCCGTGCGACGCGGATGCGGCGGCCCCGCGACCGTTCACGGTGCCAGTTCCACACTGAGGGGCGATGCGATGGCGCGACCGGGCCCGACGATCCCCGGGGTGGACCAACGTGCCGCCGACCGGGTGCTCGGGGATCCCGTGACCGCCATCGTGTTCGTCAGGGACCTCCTGCTGCTGTTCAAGGACTGTGCGTTCGATGCGCGCGTGCCGCGGCGTGACAAGTGGGTGCTGGCGGCCGTCGTCGCGTATGTGCTCAGCCCCGTCGACCTGATCCCTGACGTCATCCCGATCGTCGGTCAGGTCGACGACCTCTCGATCGCCGTCCTCGGGTTGCGACGTCTACTCCGTGGGGCCGGCCGGGGGGTCGTGGAGGATCTCTGGCGGGGTACCGACGACGGGCTGGCGCTGCTGTTCAGCGCCGCCGGCATGACGACTTGGAAGGACACGGCGTGAGCAAAGGCAGCCGTAGGAAGCGTGCGACCCGGCCATGGCAGAACCCGAGCGCGCTGCGTGACGTGAGCGACCTCGTCACCGCGTCCCGGTATGATGACGACTTGGAGCTGCCGGGTTACGAGGTCCGACGGATCGACGGTGCCAGCGCCGCCAAGGAGTACGCCTGCCCCGACTGTGGCAACGTGGTCGCCGAGGGCGAGGACCACGTGGTCGTATGGCCGGTAGGTGACAGCGACCT
This genomic interval carries:
- a CDS encoding GIY-YIG nuclease family protein; protein product: MELVVLVITGVVVYYVVTGLTRWWNGYRNRHNLPLQVVALTVVVLVAVWVSQSATGARVADLAIGAVLVFGVLAVAVLAVAGWRRGRSRRAAESEAMTRPRRPPTRRSGSRWKSVDNAAGREVFVYAMGAFDKRNGECRTIKIGSSTAPELRLAQVQDEQVGRTETVRLLGWGPGGERRENMMHRRLNDWRYEASEWFEPSPEVLAAVAKLERLTDDGRQLTQATTTRSASQG
- a CDS encoding DUF1232 domain-containing protein, with product MDQRAADRVLGDPVTAIVFVRDLLLLFKDCAFDARVPRRDKWVLAAVVAYVLSPVDLIPDVIPIVGQVDDLSIAVLGLRRLLRGAGRGVVEDLWRGTDDGLALLFSAAGMTTWKDTA